The genomic region GATGCTTTTTAGTCCAATGCTCACCAATGCTTTCAAAAATCAGAAACTTACCAATGCTTTTGTGTCCTCTTGCTCACATTGAACTGTGGCATTTGATACCCTGTGCAAATGAAAGAAGTAGATTACAAAAACTGAGACGAAAATGTTGAACATCAAGACCATAGGCAAGTTGAAAAATCAATGTTGATATGCATCTTATCAAAAGGTATTTACTATTCATATCTTTAAATGCATCTTGCATATTTCATAAAAAAAACTAATGAAGTATTCCGGGTAATCAATATTGATTAAAACTTATCAGTAGGCAAAGAAGTCATGATGCTTGGCTTATTGTCATATGTGAATCTGTGATACGAAGTATACTTTAGGCGTTGGTTACTAATTTGATTAGCAGCTAATGACATTCAAATATGAAAGCATTCAAAAAGAATAGTACTAACCTGGACCTCATATTTGCTTTCCCAGCTCAATTTTTTTCCCAAATTCAGACTTCCTCTTCTTTCTCTATGCCGAACAATACACGTCTGAGTTATGCCATGGACAACCTGTAAGAACAATCTAAACTACATCAAATAGTCACATATTATTACCAACCGTAAACCATATCAAATTGTTGGTGTGAAACTAAAAGCTAGAAGAAAGACTGTATGCACAGAGTGAGAAGGTGAGGTCTGTGTGATGAAGCAAAGGTGAGTATTTACAGCTATATGCAAGTAGTTGACAATATGCATCAACTAACATCCTAGCTCATACAAAACACAATAAATAAAAGCAAAAACACAGATAAATAATGAAGATGAAGATCAGTTTAAGATAGACTCACCTAGTCCAATATATAAGTCCCAATTACATAACTATTTCTACCTGCAAACATAGAAAGTATAGATCCATTAAACCAATTAACTGGGGAAATTGAAAGGAGAATCAACACATGGGCTGATACTTATCAACATACCAAAAATTAAGTATTTCATCTCAGACATTAACAGTACGAAACAACCCAATTTAACTCGGTAGCTGTAATCAATTCCAAACACAGAAAATTGGAACCTGAACTCTATTGCTATCCTTTCACAACAATCAAAATACCATATGACCGAAAATATGTGTAGTTGAGAAAATAAGACCATAACCACAACAAAATAGCAACACATAGCACTAACCTGGATCATGTATTGGGCTCCCCTCCTCTCTTTTTTTTTTTTTTTTCCTAAATTCAGACCTCCTCTTTTTCGTCTATAGAAACCCAGAAAACAGAAGTTCGTATTAGTCGCAAATGTTGAAGGAAATGGATAACATCGACTTGAAAGAGTAAACAAAGTTTACTTGCAGATGCAAAACTCACCAGATACACATGTCGAAGCCCAATTTGGAACCCCAGTCTCAGTCAATCGGCTCGGCAGGATTAGTCTGAGCAACAAAATACGTATACAACAGTTTGGTTGTATCAAATGGTATTGACCATCCTTAAAACCAAAATTCGAAGCTTCAAATTCACTAAACCCAATTAAACCCAGCAATTTGCAGAACCACGGAAAAAGTGAGAAATCGCAGCCCAGATCGCAAATCAAAATCAAGGAATAGAAAAACAAACGCAGAAACAACAATCGAGAAATAAATTTGGAGATTAATATAAGAGAAAATTACCCAAAGTTTTCAGGTCTCTAATAAAGCAGATCGCAACCTAGATCGTTGTGAAAGAGAACAAAGCGGTGCAGAGCGATAGGAAGGAAGCGGAACGGAGAGGCAGAAGGTGGTCTGGCGTCGAATAGGAAATATGGGAGTCCTGAACCTTCTAGTCTTCTGGAGCGAGCGTAGAGACGGAAATAGTTGTAACGAAGATTCGGGAGAGAGAGACCGACAAAAAAATCGGGCTCCACCGAAAAAAAAAAGAAAAAAAGCCCAACATAGAGCTCCAAAGCTCTTAGAAGTCAGTGTGCTAACACTGTTTTTGACTGTAGATGAACAGTGAAAATAAACAGTACTCACTTAATAGATACTAGCTTTCATGCGCCCGCGCGAAGGAATTCCACCAAATTTTATCAATTCAAATATTTATTGTTTGAATCAGAAACCAAACAATCAATTATTAACAAATATAGGTCAGGTCCTTAACCAAAACCCAGAAACACAAAATTTAAAACAAATTAATGTAGGTAAAAAGTAGGCTGGAGGATATGTCAAAACAATGCTGGTAAAGAGAATTCCTTCATAGTAAAGAGAATTCCTTCATGGCAATAATCACTAATGGTAGAGTTCGAGATCTTAATGTATAAAACAACAGCCTTCTAAAAAACTAAAGTTTTCGATCAAACCAACATTAACTTTATTCCCAACTTCATGAGAAATTTATGGTACTCAGCAGTGTAAGAAAATCATATATCATCAATACACTTTACAACCATTATAGCTCGATACAGGTACATGTACACCGTCATCTAGTATCCTCATTTCAACACCAAACGTAACAAAAGCAACATATTGATAACACCAAACTTAACACCGTCATCTTGTAGAAAACGGCTATCATTTGGAATATGAATTTATAACACTCGATGATCACTGGTAAAGTAGCAAGTGAACTGACTAAACTAATGCCCAAAGAATGTCGAACATGCACTATGGACCACCATGAATACTTGAAAACTAAACCAAAATATAAGTGCCTATGAATGAAGAAAAGAAAATCAATGTCCAATACCAATATGATTTACAACGACTTGAATGAAAGATAAAATGAAGAAATCATAGACGACTACCTATATGGACGTGCTATGATTTGGAGCTTCTAGGAATTTGTTATCCCTGTTGTTTGAGGAGAACAAATAGGGAGACTTACCCCTTCCGGATCAAAATCAAGGTACCACTACCTATTTTTTTTCCAATATGCAGATACACAGTATATCAATACAACCAACACATCAAGTTGATCACCACCAAAACTGAACACATCTAATATTTTAATAAGAAGAAAGTTGTACAAATGAAGAAAGGTGAAGAAGTATCCACTTCAAAAGCTCAAAATTAGATAATTAGATATCCACTTCAAAAGCCCAAAAAGGTGAAGAAGTATCCACTAGCAAATACACTATTTTTTCTTTCTAGGTCAAGGACGTGGCTTCTTGATATCATTGAGACGTGGCTTGCTCAAATAGGTGAGCAGGTAGGCGGCAAATGTAGTCTTCCAATTTTATATCACAAACTGGGGTGGGTGCGGGTACTGTTCTGTGAACAGTAATCTCCCCCGCTTCACTTAATATATACAGATATAGTAAATTTGAACATGTGACAAACAAGGAGATGAGCAAACTCTTGAGACACAAGAGTTTATAAGGGACATTGTCTGTGAGTTTATAAGATCGAGTTTAGGCCACTTCATCCATTAACAATTGGTTTTGGATTTGAACCCTAGACTACTTTATCATGGTATTAAAGCGGGTTACCCACGTCCATGTGTGAAGCTCAATGGCCACACAAACTCTACGTCACCCAAATAGTTGTCCACGTGTATTGCTTGAAGATTCGTCACACGTGTAGGGGGAGTGTTGAGATATATATCAATCCCACATCAGGAATATGAGACCTTGCATGTGAGTTTATAAGGATTTGAGCCACTTTATCCATTGTCAATTGGTTTTAGATGTGAACCCCAAACTACTTTATCGTTATTGAGGGTCAGTAATCGAGTTATTGGGGGTCAGTTACTGGTGACCGGAATCTGACGACCATAAATCCGAATTGCTAGGGGTCAGTAATTGAGTGATTGAAGGTTTGTAACCGAGTTACCGATGACCGAAGTTCAACAGCCGATGGCCAGAGTCTGAGAAGTTGCTAATCTTATGGTGTATTAATATTTCAGAAAAATGTTCATTTACACAAATTTTACCACCTCGTTAGCCATTTCAATGACACATAATCTTACGGATTTGCCCATTTCGACAAGTCCAATTTGATTTAAGAAAGGCAGACAAAACTTTCAGAATGATCCATAATGCATTCTAGACATTCTCCAAATTGATTGTACTATATCAGCCACAGTGAGCTTAATTTATATCTATATAGAGAAATCTTGATTCCACAAAACAAAATTAATGATATTAAAAAAAGATGCAACAATCTACTATTGAACTGATTACATGAGGAGATTCAGAGAAAGTCATCAAACACAACAAAATATTGAAACAAAATTAACCATTCATGCCTTTTGAACTGAAAAACCAAGAATAAAGTCTTTAATTTCATCATTTGCAGCCCTATCAAGAGCTGTCCGTCCATCAGCGTCTTTGACATTGTAACTAGCTCCTGCTCTTAAAAGTTCTTCAATTTTCGGCTTGTCACCTTCTGAGGCAGCCATCAACAGTAGAATATCTACTGGGTGGATATTTTGGCTTAAAAGAGCATTCATCTTATCATATGTACCCTCCACAGCAAGCATTCCCATGTAGTTAAAGTACTGTAATCAACAGGCATGCATCAGATCAATCTTTGCTTTCATAAATCACGATTCTGGATGAAATTTAACTCTAAAGAAAATGCGAGTGATTTTAAGGAGTACAAGTGTGAGGCAGTTAATAACACAAACACTTAACCCGCTCCCGAAAGCCTGCTTGAGTTTTATTTTTCCAAAAATGCATCGATAAAACAGCTAAGGTCTAAGGTCTCTCTGAGATGATGAAAAAAGATGAGAGTCCGATCCATTCATTCATTAAATCATGAGGACAAAACGAGGCATAAAAAAAAAATCCAAGGTCTCTCAGAAAGAGTTATGTTTATGCTCTCAGTATATGCTTTAGCACCAACAAGTTCTCCTACTTGCATCCTTGGCAAATTTTAACATACATGAGAAAGCTTCTCTTAACAAGGCAGCAAACAAGAAAATTATCCTGCTAATTAAGAACTCTCGTCATGCATATATGCAAATTAGTTCAACATGAACAAACAGATATGCCAAAATATATAATATTTGAGTTCTGTTATGCTACAATGAAACCACACAGAGGACTGCCTAATGTATCTGTTTCTAACACTTTCAGTTATACTTATAAGAGCATCTTCCCATGGACAGATCACACTATTCTCAAAGGCCAATAATCAGCCTATGTCTCTTGAACCTTTTATCAAACAAGTTTCAAGGAATAAATAATTGATGTTCCAACACCTTGTGCCATTATATACGAGAAAAAAAAAATTTCTGCACTGCAATAAATTCTGGCAAGGTCTTTTATTCCCTGTAAGCCGTGGCTCTATTGAGTGAATTAGTTGTTTAGCAGCCAGCCCTGATACTGCATCATTGTATCGTACAGCATCCTCATCAGCCGTGGAATATTTCTATTTTTCTTTTGAAAGAGATGATAATTATCATGATCATACTCCATTGATTTTGCATCATAAAGCACCCTATCAGAACTAATACTTAGAATTTGTCAGACATGCCAAAACTCGACAAGAAATATTTCATATATGACTAATATGAGTAGATATTTGGCCGACCCATAAGCTGATAAGAACAGACTGAATACTGAAGAACATACTCATCAAGATTTGAAAATAACATTTTTCATGATAGTTGTATGTTTCCCAGGCGAAGCAAGTTATTTAGCATATCATACAGATTTGTAGATATTCCCACTCTAAGTAGTTCAATCTCAAACACCAAAACTGAATTAGGTTGTATGCCCCAGGCTGGAAATCCACTAGGTCCATAAGCGTAATCAGGAGAGCACCGCAGACGAGCAACTTCTCCAACTTGCATCCCAATTACACCTTCATCCCATCCTTTTATGACAGAACCTTGGCCAATTTTGAAAGTGAAAGGCTGCTGCCCAGGGTCCTTGGTGCTCCAAAACTTCTGATTCAAATCACCATTTTTTCCATAACCAGTGCAGTGAACGGTAACCTTCTGACCTGCTACTGGTTTGGGACCAGTTCCAGCCCTCAGAACTTGCTTCTCCACTCCCATCTTCATATTAATAATAACAATTACCCTCTAAAAATTCTTCAAATTCATTTTAACTTTTGGAAGCTTTTTCTCCACCTTTTTCTAATAACTAGCATTGTTCTACTAGTAATGAGTATTAATCTGAAATATTGTTCTTAGTTTTTACTACTTTTGTACAGGATATACCAGAATTGCTGGTGCTTCTTTATCTTTTTCCAAAACACATGAACAAACATTTGACAAAACTATCAAGTGGTTACTCTAATTGTCACATACAGAATAACAATAATCAGTTAATCACTACTAACCCACATTCACACACAACACAAGAATTACATTGGTAAAAGTTGTAGAGAGAGATAGAGTAAAAACCTGCTCAACGTCATCTTTATCAAAATCATCACGGGATTGGCTTCCATAGATTCCAGCACCCTCTGCGTCTACACCGTTTTTACCGAACTTGAACCAGCACTTGGCTCTGGAGCCATTGGAGGGTCCAAGACCAAAGGGTCTGACCCAACCCAGCCTATTCCGGGTACCCAGAAACCTGGTGTTGAGTTTGACTGAAGAAGTAGGAGAATTGAAGGAGTTGGAGGCGAAGCATGAGTGGGTAGGAGCTGTAGTGCATGGAATGGAAGCCATGTCTGTGTTTTTAGTTCTGAGCTTTGATCACTCCTCTATCCACTCAAGTATAGGCAGAGTATTAATCAGGTGTGCGACGATGTACCATGTTTCTCATGATACAGCAATCTTTCACCGTCAATATTAATTACTTTCCCGGCAGTGGACTTGAAATCACTCTCATCCTAGATGTTTTGCCAAAAAAATTAAATAAATAAAGAGGATTACAGACCCATAAGAAGGATCATCCAATATAACCAGTGACGTAGCAGGATAAAATAGTTATCCGGCCTAGACACACAGAAGAATAAAAAAAATTTAATGAATATTTACAGTACGAGAAATTTTCACGAAAAACTAACTAAACTTCACAAAACAAAGCCGTAAAGCTTCAAAATCTTAAACATCATCTCATTCTCAACCGCTTCAACAAATTCCTTGTCAATGTGAAACACATTTTAAGTGATCAATTTTTACAACAAATTGGGAAATCAGTGGAAAGTTGATGCATCACATGCATTAATACACTTTACTCTTACCCTAGTTTATTTAAGATAGCTTAGTATGTCTGAAGAGCAATATGTAGAACCTAACTATCCAATTCCCTCACACCGAAATTGTTCTTTCTGTCAACCTAAAGTCAAGTCAGTTTCTCAGGTTGAAGCTCACTTTAGAGTACTTCACATATTAATATTTAACCATTGAGCCTATTTATATCTTAATTATGTGCGAAACATATACCTCCCATCAAGTAGCTAAAAGCATATTTGCTTACGTCCAGGTTTCACTTAGAAAACTC from Fragaria vesca subsp. vesca linkage group LG3, FraVesHawaii_1.0, whole genome shotgun sequence harbors:
- the LOC101302730 gene encoding protein LHCP TRANSLOCATION DEFECT-like, translated to MASIPCTTAPTHSCFASNSFNSPTSSVKLNTRFLGTRNRLGWVRPFGLGPSNGSRAKCWFKFGKNGVDAEGAGIYGSQSRDDFDKDDVEQYFNYMGMLAVEGTYDKMNALLSQNIHPVDILLLMAASEGDKPKIEELLRAGASYNVKDADGRTALDRAANDEIKDFILGFSVQKA